The region TACCGGCCGGGGGCGGGTCGATGTACTGCGCAGTATCGATCTCACCATCGACCGTGGCGAACGCGTTGCTGTGGTCGGCGCCTCCGGCGCCGGCAAGACAACACTGATGCACATTCTTGGCGGCCTCGACCATCCCACCGAGGGCGGCGTTCACTTTGAGGGGGATGATATCTTTGCCCTCAAGGGGCCTGCGCTCGATGCCTTCCGCAACCGCACGGTCGGTTTCGTTTTTCAGTTTCATCAGCTGCTGCCCGAGTTTACGGCACTGGAAAACGCCATGATGCCGGCTCTGGTTGCCCGCAAGAGGCAGCGGGAAGCGGCGGCGATGGCCAGGGAGTTGCTCAATGAAGTTGGGCTGGGCCACCGCTTGACCCATAAACCCGGCGAACTCTCCGGCGGGGAGCAACAACGGGTGGCCATTGCCCGGTCTTTGGTCATGTCGCCCAGGCTGTTGCTGGCTGATGAGCCGACCGGCAACCTTGACAGCCGGACTTCCGACGGCATTTATCGGTTGCTGCACCAATTGCATGAAACACGGGGGCTGACCCTGGTGATTGTCACGCACAGCGAAGTCCTGGCCAGTCGCCTCGACCGGGTCATCCACATGGAGGACGGTCGTATAAGGGACTAGTTTTTGGTTTACACCCCCCGGCGAATTCCCTATAATGCTTCGCTTTAATGGCTGTTTTGCAGGAGTTTGAATTGCATGCTTAATAGAATTTTCGCCTTACTGGCCCTGCTTGTGCTGCTGCCGGGAGCTGTGCTGGCACAAGCCATTCAGGTGGGCGAGGTGGCGATCGAGGGGAACCGGCGGGTGGAGTTGAGCGCGGTACGTTCTGTGCTG is a window of Desulfuromonadales bacterium DNA encoding:
- a CDS encoding ABC transporter ATP-binding protein; amino-acid sequence: MNKMQGEPMIAVKGLSKSFGTGRGRVDVLRSIDLTIDRGERVAVVGASGAGKTTLMHILGGLDHPTEGGVHFEGDDIFALKGPALDAFRNRTVGFVFQFHQLLPEFTALENAMMPALVARKRQREAAAMARELLNEVGLGHRLTHKPGELSGGEQQRVAIARSLVMSPRLLLADEPTGNLDSRTSDGIYRLLHQLHETRGLTLVIVTHSEVLASRLDRVIHMEDGRIRD